From a single Metopolophium dirhodum isolate CAU chromosome 6, ASM1992520v1, whole genome shotgun sequence genomic region:
- the LOC132946748 gene encoding uncharacterized protein LOC132946748 gives ITGVGNIMAGERDARAKERATLRRDQAIARIRQIHVLATSSATDEASRAQLAVAIVDIDSLWANFIVENNNLLEILSELDLLGEFSVNVEIETRALVVEAKALYKASQPTSAFSVGTVQQVSYEGIVDQASSSAEGSSKDCSAPYTPMAVTPMRLPEIPLPTFDGECQNWPAFRDMFGNMVANNDKIPNVTKFYYLVGCLHSDPQEVIKGFSISNESFTLAWDALIERYDKPRRLASSIIDKLIAAPVASSENLAALQTFMSVFDENITILESLQIPDLASFLLFSLAARCLPTISRRLFEAENVKEYPSIQSVIKFVKTRIQVLENAGVKPTGSSSKSANPRKAGFPRESKTALVSTSKPLSAKHNLSKAASTKSTSASCYVCSGAHQLADCAKFKACSVDERYKVVCTHRLCMVCLLPGHMSFKCSSSCSICKRRHHALLHRDQEPSNSAPPAAMLGRQQAPTVLLGTALVHVRDTIGSCRTVRALIDSASQISAITSACCNRLGLQPSRWTVPVTGLSGQKVPDVQGIVQLTIQPRDKPTPAIKVKPWVLSAITSDMPARQLPVQVRAKCSHLTLADPSFDEPAPVEMLIGADIFPQVWKNKCSSLGPGFPSAYSSVFGWVLIGPVQEHPDIGAQAMLVSLVSSMESIMERFWKVEEPEAAPPQFADTECESFPDVRGALRHQTYMDDICVGAESLEAAKTLQLNLINTLARSGLELKKWASNTPELLEQLRPEDCSGDPLAFEQNDATHVVLGMRWNHDQDYFSFGINNFKMIPTKRGVLSMIARIFDPLGLLAPATFYAKSIMQRVWVAQISWDDQLPSDIAEDWCDFYHSLGWLVGMKIPRYIGCSAGCSYDLCGFSDASTKGYAAVAYLRVTAKSGSVDVYLLGSKTKLAPMKTSTIPRLELSGAVLLALWLGRIKRALEPQLEISNVFAWSDSTIVLSWLGNTHTSFKTFVSNRIFQIQTTIPVCQWLHVRSENNPADCASRGLRPSELKEATLYWKGPTFLLSSADSWSTGVSRISLDQLPEVQPACVVAQSHPPEEWYARFSSFDHMIRVVARLRRFISRCRKMDVETGFLKQSELDAALIVVVKSAQNCFFREVISNLTRGEEVQRKGIARLSPFLDSLGVVRVGGRLQNTNWSERRRHPMLIPKEAHLAVLVTRHWHSYACHAGPRLLTALVQRRFWVVGIRLVVHRVIRRCIICARTKPVNPQPMMADLPRFRVQEAHPFSVVGIDYAGPLQMKELSLRKARIVKVYIAVLVCMTTKAVHLEPVSALSTEAFRLTLDRFVARRGLPLSIYSDCGTNFVGAARQLRQLVNHPDTRDQLSGHIACEWHFNPPGAPHFGGIWEAAVKSAKSLLLRAMNSQVWTLEEFTTVLCRVEAALNSRPLVPASSDPNDLECLTPGHFLVGRPPMSIPEPVLDSAQTGLQTRWKLLQQSFQYFWRRWSQEYLNTLQVRGKWTKDSNNVEVGNMVVVKISDTPPLTWPLGRVIEVYPGTDNIVRVAKVRTNQGVFTRPVVKLVPLPTEL, from the coding sequence ATTACTggtgtaggtaatataatggCTGGGGAACGTGATGCTCGTGCGAAGGAGCGTGCAACCCTACGTAGGGACCAAGCCATCGCTCGGATTCGTCAGATACATGTATTGGCTACAAGCTCAGCCACCGATGAAGCTAGTCGAGCTCAATTAGCTGTGGCTATTGTTGACATTGATAGTTTGTGGGCCAACTTTATTGTTGAGAATAACAACCTTCTAGAAATACTTTCCGAATTGGATTTGTTGGGGGAGTTTTCTGTGAATGTAGAAATTGAGACCCGTGCTTTGGTGGTAGAAGCTAAGGCCTTGTATAAGGCATCTCAACCAACTTCCGCCTTTAGCGTCGGTACGGTTCAACAAGTATCGTACGAGGGTATAGTTGACCAAGCAAGTTCTTCTGCTGAGGGGTCATCTAAGGACTGCTCAGCTCCCTACACACCGATGGCTGTGACACCTATGAGGTTGCCTGAAATCCCTCTACCGACTTTTGATGGTGAATGTCAGAATTGGCCAGCCTTTAGGGACATGTTCGGCAACATGGTGGCCAACAACGATAAGATTCCAAATGTTACCAAGTTCTATTATCTGGTAGGATGTTTACATTCTGATCCGCAGGAAGTCATAAAGGGATTTTCGATCTCGAATGAGTCTTTTACTCTGGCTTGGGATGCGTTGATCGAACGTTACGATAAACCACGTAGGCTGGCATcatcaataattgataaattgataGCCGCGCCGGTCGCGAGTTCTGAAAATCTTGCAGCTCTGCAAACCTTTATGTCAGTCTTCGACGAGAACATCACGATCCTGGAGTCGCTTCAGATCCCGGATCTAGCGTCGTTCCTGTTGTTTTCATTGGCTGCCAGGTGTCTACCTACAATCTCGAGGCGTCTTTTCGAGGCTGAAAATGTTAAGGAATATCCGTCGATCCAGAGCGTGATCAAGTTCGTTAAAACGAGAATCCAGGTCCTTGAAAATGCAGGGGTAAAACCGACAGGAAGCTCCTCCAAGTCGGCCAACCCCAGGAAAGCTGGTTTTCCTCGGGAATCGAAGACCGCACTAGTATCGACGTCCAAACCTCTTTCggccaaacataatttgtcCAAAGCTGCGTCAACCAAATCTACTTCGGCGTCATGTTACGTTTGTTCCGGTGCTCACCAGCTAGCTGATTGTGCGAAATTTAAGGCTTGCTCAGTCGATGAACGCTACAAGGTAGTGTGCACGCATCGCCTTTGCATGGTCTGCTTGCTCCCCGGGCACATGTCGTTCAAGTGCTCTTCTTCGTGCTCCATATGCAAGAGGCGCCATCATGCGCTACTACATCGAGATCAGGAACCGTCGAATTCCGCTCCTCCAGCCGCCATGTTAGGTCGACAACAAGCTCCAACGGTCCTGCTCGGGACGGCCTTGGTCCATGTTCGAGATACAATTGGCAGTTGCCGGACGGTGCGTGCGCTGATCGACTCGGCCTCGCAGATCAGTGCAATCACATCGGCTTGCTGCAACCGCTTGGGATTACAGCCCTCGCGATGGACAGTACCTGTAACTGGTCTTTCCGGTCAGAAGGTCCCGGATGTGCAGGGTATCGTTCAGCTGACGATCCAGCCAAGGGATAAGCCAACGCCAGCTATCAAGGTCAAGCCGTGGGTACTCTCTGCCATCACGTCTGATATGCCAGCTCGACAATTACCAGTTCAGGTACGAGCCAAATGCAGCCATCTGACATTGGCAGACCCAAGCTTCGATGAACCGGCTCCAGTCGAGATGCTTATTGGCGCCGATATATTTCCCCAAGTATGGAAGAACAAGTGCAGCTCGTTGGGTCCAGGTTTCCCTTCCGCTTACAGCTCGGTATTTGGTTGGGTGCTGATTGGTCCAGTTCAGGAGCATCCAGATATTGGTGCACAGGCCATGTTGGTATCGCTGGTATCGTCCATGGAATCCATCATGGAAAGGTTTTGGAAGGTAGAGGAACCTGAAGCTGCTCCGCCTCAGTTCGCCGACACGGAATGTGAAAGTTTTCCGGATGTGAGAGGAGCTCTGCGTCATCAGACTTATATGGATGATATATGTGTGGGTGCAGAGTCGTTGGAAGCTGCTAAAACGCTTCAGTTGAATCTAATCAACACTCTCGCCAGATCCGGTTTGGAGTTAAAGAAGTGGGCCAGCAATACGCCAGAATTGTTGGAACAACTACGTCCTGAAGATTGCTCCGGAGATCCGCTGGCATTTGAGCAAAATGATGCTACGCACGTCGTATTGGGAATGCGGTGGAATCACGATCAAGATTATTTCTCCTTCGGCATTAACAATTTCAAGATGATTCCTACCAAACGTGGAGTGTTGTCGATGATTGCCAGAATCTTTGATCCTTTAGGCCTGTTGGCGCCGGCAACGTTCTATGCCAAGTCGATCATGCAACGGGTGTGGGTCGCACAGATTAGTTGGGACGATCAACTGCCATCAGATATAGCTGAAGATTGGTGTGACTTCTATCATTCTTTAGGTTGGCTGGTCGGAATGAAGATTCCACGCTACATCGGTTGTTCCGCTGGATGTAGCTATGATTTGTGCGGTTTCTCTGACGCGTCCACGAAAGGGTATGCAGCGGTCGCTTACCTCCGTGTCACTGCAAAGTCAGGAAGTGTTGATGTCTATCTTCTAGGGTCCAAAACGAAGTTGGCTCCAATGAAAACCTCGACGATCCCACGGCTCGAACTGAGCGGAGCGGTGCTACTTGCTCTATGGCTGGGAAGAATCAAACGCGCTCTGGAGCCTCAACTAGAGATTTCCAATGTCTTCGCTTGGTCGGACTCGACCATTGTGCTCTCATGGTTGGGCAACACTCATACCTCGTTTAAGACTTTCGTATCCAACCGTATCTTCCAAATTCAAACCACGATTCCTGTTTGCCAGTGGTTACATGTTCGGTCGGAGAATAACCCTGCAGATTGTGCTTCTCGGGGACTTCGCCCGTCTGAACTCAAGGAGGCGACATTGTATTGGAAGGGACCTACCTTTCTGTTATCGAGTGCCGACAGTTGGTCAACGGGAGTTAGCAGAATATCTCTGGATCAGCTGCCGGAGGTGCAGCCTGCATGTGTAGTGGCGCAAAGCCACCCTCCAGAAGAATGGTATGCTCGGTTCTCTTCTTTCGACCATATGATCCGGGTAGTAGCTCGACTTCGCCGGTTCATATCGAGGTGTCGTAAGATGGATGTCGAAACCGGGTTCTTGAAGCAGTCCGAGCTCGACGCTGCTCTAATCGTGGTCGTGAAAAGCGCACAGAACTGCTTTTTCCGTGAAGTCATCAGCAATTTAACACGTGGCGAGGAAGTTCAGCGTAAGGGTATTGCTCGCCTTTCTCCGTTCTTGGACTCGCTCGGGGTAGTCCGTGTAGGAGGTCGCCTCCAAAACACAAATTGGTCCGAACGTCGAAGGCACCCGATGCTGATACCGAAGGAAGCTCACTTGGCAGTGCTTGTGACTCGCCATTGGCATAGCTACGCATGCCATGCCGGTCCGCGGTTATTAACCGCACTTGTTCAGAGACGTTTTTGGGTAGTTGGCATTCGCCTTGTGGTCCATCGGGTGATTCGCAGATGCATAATTTGCGCTAGGACCAAGCCCGTAAATCCTCAACCAATGATGGCTGATCTGCCTAGGTTTCGTGTCCAGGAAGCTCATCCGTTTTCTGTAGTTGGGATAGACTATGCCGGTCCCTTGCAGATGAAGGAACTTAGCCTGCGAAAGGCACGTATCGTGAAGGTATACATCGCAGTACTTGTGTGTATGACCACCAAAGCGGTGCACTTAGAACCGGTATCGGCCCTTTCGACTGAGGCCTTTCGGTTAACGCTAGATAGATTCGTGGCTCGTCGTGGTCTACCGTTGTCGATCTACTCCGATTGTGGCACCAACTTTGTCGGTGCAGCGAGGCAGCTGCGACAATTAGTCAATCATCCGGATACTAGGGATCAGTTATCCGGGCATATTGCGTGCGAGTGGCATTTCAATCCCCCTGGTGCTCCCCACTTCGGAGGAATTTGGGAAGCCGCCGTGAAATCGGCCAAGTCGTTGCTTTTACGTGCCATGAATTCCCAAGTTTGGACGTTAGAGGAATTCACAACGGTGTTATGTCGGGTAGAGGCTGCTTTGAACTCGCGTCCTTTAGTACCAGCATCATCTGATCCAAATGACTTAGAGTGCTTAACACCCGGTCATTTTTTAGTTGGTCGTCCTCCGATGTCAATTCCGGAACCTGTGTTGGACAGTGCGCAAACGGGACTGCAGACTCGCTGGAAGCTCCTCCAGCAGTCTTTCCAGTACTTTTGGCGACGTTGGTCTCAAGAATATCTGAATACCCTCCAAGTTCGTGGAAAGTGGACTAAAGATAGCAACAACGTCGAAGTTGGTAATATGGTGGTAGTAAAAATTAGCGATACCCCCCCTCTTACTTGGCCTTTAGGTAGGGTGATTGAGGTGTATCCGGGCACAGATAATATAGTGCGGGTGGCAAAGGTAAGGACCAACCAGGGAGTGTTCACTAGACCAGTTGTAAAGTTAGTACCGTTACCTACAGAATTGTAA